The Nitrospirota bacterium genome window below encodes:
- the rpsU gene encoding 30S ribosomal protein S21 encodes MEIKVFNNNVEKALKVAKKKLAGEGLFRELKRRRYYEKPSVRRKAKQREAMRRRQKWLAKHRMD; translated from the coding sequence ATGGAAATCAAGGTCTTCAACAATAACGTCGAGAAGGCGCTGAAGGTCGCGAAGAAGAAGCTGGCCGGGGAGGGACTCTTCCGCGAGCTCAAGCGCCGCCGGTACTACGAGAAGCCCAGCGTCAGGCGAAAGGCCAAGCAGCGGGAGGCGATGCGTCGTCGCCAGAAGTGGCTGGCCAAGCACAGGATGGACTGA
- the nth gene encoding endonuclease III, whose protein sequence is MRETEIHAAIRILRREVRRWQEPVVGVVAKESQDPFRILISCVLSLRTKDQTTAEASRRLFALATDPSRMLTLPVRRIETAIYPVGFYRTKARQIREISRRLLERYGGRVPDSIAELLTLKGVGRKTANLVVTVGYGKPGICVDTHVHRISNRWGYVKTKTPEQTEEALRRKLPRRYWITFNDLLVPFGQNLCQPVSPYCSRCKLTTYCDRAGVVKSR, encoded by the coding sequence ATGCGCGAGACGGAGATCCATGCGGCCATCCGCATCCTCCGGCGCGAGGTGCGCCGGTGGCAGGAGCCGGTGGTCGGCGTGGTGGCCAAGGAGTCGCAGGACCCCTTCCGCATCCTGATCTCCTGCGTCCTGAGCCTCAGGACCAAGGACCAGACGACCGCGGAGGCCAGCCGCCGGCTATTCGCGTTGGCCACCGACCCGTCCCGCATGCTGACCCTGCCGGTCCGTCGGATCGAGACCGCCATCTACCCAGTCGGCTTCTACAGGACCAAGGCCCGGCAGATTCGCGAGATCAGTCGGCGCCTGCTGGAGCGCTATGGAGGCCGCGTCCCCGATTCTATCGCCGAACTCTTGACGCTCAAGGGGGTGGGGCGCAAGACCGCCAACCTGGTGGTGACGGTGGGGTACGGGAAGCCCGGCATCTGCGTGGACACACACGTGCACCGGATCAGCAACCGGTGGGGCTACGTGAAGACCAAGACGCCCGAGCAGACCGAGGAGGCGCTGCGCCGCAAGCTCCCGCGCCGCTACTGGATCACGTTCAACGACCTGCTCGTCCCGTTCGGCCAGAACCTCTGCCAGCCCGTGTCGCCCTACTGCAGCCGGTGCAAGCTGACGACCTATTGCGACCGGGCGGGGGTTGTAAAGTCGCGTTAG
- the rhaD gene encoding bifunctional rhamnulose-1-phosphate aldolase/short-chain dehydrogenase, protein MRSHWSDREARGLEGLDALVYATRTIGAEPELVLWGGGNSSAKLTMQDHAGRETRVLWIKGSGSDMRTITAKQFTPLRLDELLLLFDRETMTDEAMVAYQAKCILEPTAPKPSIETLLHAFVPAPHVYHTHADSICALVDTSDSEKIIKRVYGTDAVLIPYVRPGFALAKLVGTAYRKDPRLSAIILDKHGLVTWGNSPKEAYLATIRVVSRAERFIQQAGGRSEKRRVVSLGNCSSARERQELAAIVAPVLRGAIGQRARMLLMFDDSPAVLRFVNGPRARQLSQVGPFTPDHILHTKARPLFLDLPRSKAPEVVAQAIRKGVERYRQDYIRYFERYKSPSVTMMDPHPRVILVSGLGLFTSGKDRRACRIAHDLYVHTMRVIRASSVLDTYTSLSSQDLCDFEYWPMENFKLTLLPPEKEFSRRIVLVTGAAGAIGRAISQRFVAEGAAVILADLDQEKISRLCDECNRQVGEEHAVPLVMDVADRSSVTEGFQKAVRCFGGLDVIVSNAGIACSAPVERMSLRDWTRVFEVNATGHLLICQEAVKIFKRQGLAGNIVVVASKNVVAPGKEFGAYSASKAAQAQLSKILAIEGAESGIRVNMVNPDGVFEGSGLWSERVREQRAKVYGVPVEKIEEYYASRNLLKTKVTAADVAEAVLFFASQRSAKTTGAMLPVDGGVKEAFPR, encoded by the coding sequence ATGCGAAGTCACTGGTCTGATCGGGAGGCTAGGGGTCTGGAAGGGCTGGACGCCCTCGTGTATGCGACGAGGACGATCGGCGCTGAGCCGGAGTTGGTCCTGTGGGGTGGAGGGAATTCTTCGGCCAAGCTTACCATGCAGGACCATGCCGGTCGCGAGACTAGGGTCTTGTGGATCAAGGGCAGCGGCTCTGATATGCGGACGATCACTGCCAAGCAGTTTACGCCTCTGCGCTTGGATGAGTTGCTACTCCTGTTCGACCGGGAGACCATGACGGACGAAGCCATGGTCGCCTATCAAGCCAAGTGTATATTGGAACCGACAGCGCCGAAACCCTCCATCGAAACGCTGCTGCACGCCTTTGTGCCGGCTCCGCACGTGTACCATACTCACGCGGACTCGATCTGCGCGCTGGTTGATACGTCGGATAGCGAGAAAATAATCAAGCGCGTGTACGGGACTGATGCGGTGTTGATTCCGTACGTCCGCCCCGGCTTTGCTTTGGCCAAGCTGGTCGGCACGGCGTACCGGAAAGATCCACGTCTCAGCGCCATCATCCTTGATAAGCACGGGCTTGTGACCTGGGGCAACTCTCCCAAGGAGGCCTATCTGGCGACGATCAGGGTGGTGAGTCGAGCCGAGCGGTTCATTCAACAGGCCGGCGGCCGGAGTGAAAAGCGCAGGGTTGTATCGTTGGGAAACTGCTCCTCGGCCCGTGAGCGTCAGGAGTTGGCCGCCATTGTGGCACCGGTTCTCCGGGGAGCAATCGGTCAGCGCGCGCGTATGCTGCTGATGTTTGATGATAGCCCAGCGGTGTTGCGGTTCGTGAACGGGCCTCGCGCTCGGCAGCTCAGCCAGGTTGGTCCCTTCACGCCGGACCATATCCTTCACACCAAGGCCAGGCCTCTATTTTTGGATCTGCCTCGGTCCAAGGCTCCGGAAGTCGTCGCGCAGGCTATCCGCAAAGGCGTGGAACGGTATCGTCAGGACTATATCCGATACTTCGAGCGGTACAAGAGCCCGAGCGTCACGATGATGGACCCCCATCCACGCGTCATACTGGTTTCTGGCCTCGGGCTGTTTACATCCGGGAAGGACAGACGCGCCTGTCGGATTGCGCACGACCTCTATGTCCATACGATGCGGGTCATTCGGGCCTCGTCGGTTCTGGATACATATACGTCTCTTTCTTCGCAGGATCTCTGCGACTTCGAATATTGGCCAATGGAGAATTTCAAGCTGACCTTGCTCCCCCCGGAGAAGGAGTTCTCGCGAAGAATCGTCCTCGTGACCGGCGCCGCCGGAGCAATCGGTCGGGCGATCAGCCAACGGTTCGTTGCCGAAGGGGCCGCAGTGATCCTTGCCGATCTCGATCAAGAGAAGATCTCCCGGCTGTGTGATGAGTGCAATCGTCAGGTCGGGGAGGAGCACGCTGTGCCCCTTGTCATGGATGTTGCCGACAGATCCAGCGTGACCGAGGGATTTCAGAAAGCGGTCAGGTGTTTTGGTGGCCTCGACGTCATTGTCTCGAATGCCGGCATCGCCTGCTCGGCGCCGGTCGAACGAATGTCGCTGCGAGACTGGACCCGTGTTTTCGAAGTGAATGCCACGGGGCACCTTCTGATTTGCCAAGAAGCTGTTAAGATCTTCAAACGGCAGGGGCTTGCGGGGAACATCGTGGTGGTGGCGAGCAAGAACGTGGTCGCGCCGGGAAAGGAATTTGGCGCCTATTCGGCCTCAAAAGCAGCACAGGCTCAACTGAGCAAGATCCTGGCGATCGAGGGAGCGGAGAGCGGCATCCGCGTCAACATGGTGAATCCGGACGGTGTGTTTGAGGGCTCTGGCCTCTGGTCAGAACGGGTCCGAGAGCAGCGGGCCAAGGTGTACGGAGTCCCAGTAGAGAAGATCGAGGAGTATTACGCCAGCCGGAATCTCCTCAAGACCAAGGTTACCGCTGCAGATGTCGCAGAAGCAGTATTGTTTTTTGCCTCCCAACGCTCGGCGAAGACGACTGGGGCAATGTTGCCCGTGGACGGCGGTGTCAAAGAGGCCTTTCCACGCTAG
- the hutU gene encoding urocanate hydratase has translation MGARSVKAPRGATLTCRGWSQEAALRMLMNNLDEEVAENPRELIVYGGAGKAARDWRAYDAIVQELTDLKNDQTLLVQSGKPVGVLRTHEFAPRVLIANANLVGHWATWDEFRRLEALGLIMYGQMTAGSWMYIGTQGIVQGTFETFAACAARHFGGDLAGRFVLTGGMGGMGGAQPLAGAMNGAAILCVEVNPARIERRIKTGYCDRMTVSLDQALGWITAAKARREALSVGLVGNCATVLPELVRRGEVPDVVTDQTSAHDPLNGYIPAGLSVEEAADLRKRNPSDYVNRALDSIAVHVRAMLAFQKAGSVVFDYGNNIRTMAHQRGVQDAYAFPGFVPAYIRPLFCEGRGPFRWVALSGDPADIAATDQAAGELFPDNRSLQRWLRLARERVRFQGLPARICWLGYGERAAMGLRMNELVREGRLKAPIVIGRDHLDAGSVASPYRETEGMKDGSDAIADWPILNALLNTASGASWVSFHHGGGVGIGYSLHAGQAVVADGTPEAARKLELVLTNDPGLGILRHADAGYPEALAAARRHDLRLPLPPPTQPR, from the coding sequence ATGGGCGCACGGTCCGTCAAAGCCCCGAGGGGCGCGACCCTGACCTGCAGAGGCTGGAGCCAGGAGGCCGCGCTGCGGATGCTCATGAACAACCTCGACGAAGAAGTGGCAGAGAATCCGCGCGAGCTGATCGTCTACGGGGGCGCGGGCAAGGCGGCGCGCGACTGGCGCGCCTACGACGCCATCGTGCAGGAGTTGACCGACCTGAAGAACGACCAGACCCTGCTCGTCCAGTCGGGCAAGCCGGTCGGCGTGCTCCGGACCCACGAATTCGCGCCCCGCGTCCTCATCGCCAACGCCAACCTGGTCGGCCACTGGGCCACCTGGGACGAGTTCCGCCGGCTGGAGGCGCTGGGCCTGATCATGTACGGGCAGATGACCGCCGGCTCCTGGATGTACATCGGCACCCAGGGGATCGTGCAGGGGACCTTCGAGACCTTCGCGGCCTGCGCGGCCCGGCACTTCGGCGGCGACCTGGCCGGCCGGTTCGTGCTGACCGGCGGGATGGGCGGAATGGGGGGCGCCCAGCCGTTGGCCGGCGCCATGAACGGGGCCGCGATCCTCTGCGTCGAGGTGAATCCGGCCCGGATCGAGCGGCGGATCAAGACCGGCTACTGCGACCGGATGACCGTCTCGCTGGACCAGGCGCTCGGCTGGATCACGGCCGCCAAGGCGCGGCGCGAAGCTCTCTCCGTGGGGCTCGTCGGCAACTGCGCCACGGTTCTGCCCGAACTGGTGAGACGCGGTGAGGTCCCGGACGTGGTGACGGACCAGACCTCCGCCCATGACCCGCTGAACGGCTACATCCCAGCCGGCCTGTCCGTGGAGGAGGCGGCAGACCTGCGCAAGCGGAACCCGTCGGACTACGTGAACCGGGCCCTGGACTCGATCGCCGTCCACGTGCGCGCGATGCTCGCCTTCCAGAAGGCCGGCTCGGTCGTGTTCGACTACGGCAACAACATCCGGACCATGGCCCACCAGCGGGGCGTGCAGGACGCCTACGCCTTTCCCGGGTTCGTGCCGGCCTACATCCGGCCGCTCTTCTGCGAAGGGCGCGGCCCCTTCCGGTGGGTGGCCCTGTCCGGCGATCCGGCGGACATCGCCGCAACCGACCAGGCGGCCGGCGAGCTCTTCCCGGACAACCGTTCCCTTCAGCGCTGGCTCAGGCTGGCCCGCGAGCGGGTCCGGTTCCAGGGGCTGCCAGCCCGCATCTGTTGGCTGGGCTACGGGGAGCGGGCCGCAATGGGCCTCCGGATGAACGAGCTGGTGCGGGAGGGCAGGCTGAAGGCCCCGATCGTCATCGGACGGGACCACCTGGACGCAGGCTCGGTCGCCTCCCCCTACCGGGAGACCGAGGGCATGAAGGACGGGAGCGACGCGATCGCCGACTGGCCGATCCTCAACGCCCTGCTCAACACCGCCTCCGGCGCCAGTTGGGTCTCCTTCCACCACGGAGGCGGCGTCGGGATTGGCTACTCCCTGCACGCGGGACAGGCGGTCGTGGCCGACGGGACCCCTGAGGCGGCCAGGAAGCTGGAGCTGGTGCTGACCAACGACCCGGGGCTCGGCATCCTGCGCCATGCCGACGCCGGCTATCCGGAAGCCCTCGCCGCCGCGCGGCGCCACGACCTGCGCCTCCCGCTCCCGCCCCCCACCCAGCCTCGCTAA
- the hutH gene encoding histidine ammonia-lyase, with protein MTGEDLSLPAFYEVVFKGRPARLSPRARRRMAASHAVIRRASAGDEPVYGVNTGFGKLADQRIPAADIRQLQLNLVRSHAAGVGEPLTREETRGVLLLRANVLARGHSGVRPLVVESLLTLLNRDILPVIPCRGSVGASGDLAPLAHLALVLIGEGTATVGARSLPGRAALARAGLKPLQLEAKEGLSLVNGTQAMLALGLLALRRSERLLDTADVAGALSLEALMGTPVAFDQRIHRLRPYLGQAAVAANLRALVRDSEIRASHLSCPRVQDAYSLRCMPQVHGAVRDALDHVRATLSTEINSVTDNPLVFADRNEVLSGGNFHGQPLGLVLDYLAIAMTELASIAERRIERLINPEYGDLPPFLSPHPGLNSGFMIAQVTAAALASENKVLSHPASVDSIPTSGNREDHVSMGMGSALKLKQILTNTEHILAIELLCAAQGVEFHRPLRPGAGSVGAMKLIRRLVPRLEGDRPLAPDIEKIRTLVADGAFSTLLSTARSSQGSQS; from the coding sequence GTGACCGGTGAAGACTTGAGCCTGCCGGCCTTCTACGAAGTGGTCTTCAAGGGGCGACCCGCCCGGTTGTCGCCTCGGGCCAGGCGTCGCATGGCGGCCTCCCACGCCGTGATCCGGCGCGCGAGCGCCGGCGACGAGCCGGTCTACGGGGTGAACACCGGCTTCGGCAAGCTGGCCGACCAGCGCATCCCCGCCGCCGACATCCGGCAACTGCAACTGAACCTGGTGCGCAGCCACGCAGCCGGGGTCGGCGAGCCGCTGACCAGGGAGGAGACCAGGGGCGTCCTCCTCCTGCGCGCCAACGTGCTCGCGCGCGGCCACAGCGGGGTGCGCCCGCTCGTCGTCGAGTCGCTCCTGACGCTGCTGAACAGGGACATCCTGCCGGTGATCCCCTGCCGGGGATCGGTGGGGGCGAGCGGCGACCTGGCTCCGCTGGCCCACCTGGCCCTGGTCCTGATCGGGGAAGGCACCGCGACCGTCGGTGCCCGCTCCCTGCCAGGCCGGGCCGCACTGGCCCGGGCCGGGTTGAAGCCGCTCCAATTGGAAGCCAAGGAGGGGCTGTCGCTCGTCAACGGGACCCAGGCCATGCTGGCCCTGGGTCTGCTGGCCCTCCGCCGAAGCGAACGGCTCCTGGACACGGCCGACGTGGCCGGCGCCCTGTCGCTGGAAGCGCTCATGGGGACCCCCGTCGCCTTCGATCAGCGGATCCACCGGCTGCGCCCCTATCTGGGGCAGGCGGCCGTGGCGGCCAACCTCCGGGCCCTCGTCCGGGACAGCGAGATCCGCGCCTCGCACCTCTCCTGCCCGCGCGTGCAGGACGCCTACAGCCTCCGCTGCATGCCGCAGGTGCACGGAGCCGTGCGCGACGCGCTCGACCACGTCCGCGCGACCCTGAGCACCGAGATCAACAGCGTGACCGACAACCCCCTTGTGTTCGCCGATCGGAACGAAGTCCTGTCCGGCGGCAACTTTCACGGTCAGCCCCTGGGGCTCGTCCTCGACTACCTGGCCATCGCGATGACCGAGTTGGCCAGCATTGCGGAGCGCCGCATCGAGCGGCTGATCAATCCGGAATACGGGGACCTGCCGCCCTTCCTGAGCCCCCATCCGGGCCTCAATTCCGGCTTCATGATCGCCCAGGTCACCGCCGCCGCCCTGGCTTCCGAGAACAAGGTCCTCTCGCATCCCGCCTCGGTGGACTCGATCCCGACCTCGGGCAACCGTGAGGACCACGTCAGCATGGGCATGGGATCTGCGCTCAAGCTGAAACAGATTCTCACGAACACCGAGCACATCCTCGCGATCGAGCTCCTCTGCGCCGCGCAGGGGGTGGAGTTCCACAGGCCTCTGCGTCCCGGCGCGGGGAGCGTCGGAGCCATGAAGCTGATCCGTCGGCTGGTGCCGCGCCTGGAAGGGGACCGGCCCCTGGCTCCGGACATCGAGAAAATTCGCACGCTCGTCGCCGACGGGGCCTTTTCCACTCTCTTGTCCACGGCCCGATCATCACAAGGGAGTCAGTCATGA